The nucleotide sequence ACCTCCCACAAATTTGGTATTTGTCGGTAGGCTAGATCGGGCTCAAAGTTGAAGGACTTTGATCATCCCGTACTTGTATCTCTGATCATCCGTGAATCTCACGAGTACTGATTCCCTATTCTTTCTTTTTAATGTTTCCAcaggtgagaaagaaagttACGATATTCTCAATTCAGCCATCGCATCTTTagacaaagacaaaaagCAAGAGTAGGCAAAGTGGTATTTGAGGGGATAtcgacgaggaagaagtaaCTTGAGTGAACGAAGCCGATCAAGAGGTTTAGGGTCATATGAAAGGGAGTGGCAATACTGTATTACTTTATTTTCATATCATGTCCAAAGATCAGTAAATCCTGGTTGTACTGTGATTCTCATCAGATTCACTATTTGTTTGTTCATACTTTATATATATCATGTCGTCTATGTATTCCATACAACAACTACAATTACTTTTCTCcaacctcatccttctcagcGTCAGCATCATAAAATGCAATCCAAACCTGcgcatcttcacctccttcttttcGTTCGAACTCAACTTTCGTTCCAGCTCCTATAAACCAACAACTTCCCTCCTCGGCCTTTTCACCTGATATACCCCAAGTGCCACTTAACACAATAGCAACAGCAGGTCCATCGAATGGTTTTAGAATATCATCATTGGATATTTTCAATATACTAAATTCTTCAAAAGGAACTTTATAAACTTTGCTCTGTCCTTTTTGAGATTTCGAAAACACTTGAGAGATCAATTTGAGTTCGGTGGGGGTTTTAGATTGACAGGTGACTGTCTTGGATACGAGGGAAGgatcatctttatcttcgTCAGGGGTGAATCCTACGTTGAGGACGTTATCGGAAATAGCCATGAGTTCGACGATTTCTACATAGCGTGTAATTTGGATCAGCACTGGCACAACTAAATGAATGAACATTGATCAAGTCACGGTAAAGACTTCAacttaccaccttccaaccaTGCATGTGGACCATCAGCTCCAACGTAGatcccttcatccttcttgagcTCAACGAGATTAAGGAAGAATCTAAAATCGATATGAAACACACATATACACGTCGTCGAGTCAACTAATTTCGTATTGCATATTGCGAGTCGATAGATCAACTTACAAAGTAGAAAACAACCCTCCATCACCATGATAATACTCTTTAGACAACTTGACAGCTTTCACCaaattctctttctccctaTCTGAGAAACCTTCTCCACTAAAATCCTTGAACGCCTCGACCCCTTCTTTAAGTACTCGTTCGGTATACTGCTTGACTACAGACTCGTCATCGCTCAATCGAAGGAACCCTTCCCATACTTCTCTCAAAACATCTCCTGCGGGGTTTTTCGcaaattgatcgattttCGTTTTGATGTCTCCAGAGAGATTGGCAATTTCTGGAGTCTTGGTGAGGAAGCTGATAATTTGGTTGTATGGTCTGAAAGAGGCGAATCCCAGGAAAGAGGGGGAGAGACAGACTGCTATTTCAGGTTTATGGTTGATACTATTATTCGCAAGAAAGTCGAAGAATGCACATCAGTATATAGTAGTATGGTAATAAACAATGCTAATCTGGTTAGGTAGTCCGTAGTTTCATAGAACATTTTATCAAACAAACACTAAGCTCACTCTGGGTATTTCTCAGGATCTTGCTCATGTAACTTCTTAGCTAATTCTTTATTGGGATGAATCTGAAGTGGTAAAGCCTGTTTACAAGTTAACACCTTGAACAAAAATGGTACGTGACCTTCTGTTTGTCCTTCTGTACCcgatcccttctttcccgTGAAAGGAGGATTAAActtggttgatgatgaacctaGTAGCTCCGGATGCGATTCGAGATGCTTGGATAGGAGGATTGAGGGGGAGGAATAGAGTGAGGCGGGGTTGGTCGGGTGAGTACCCATCCATAGCTACCATTTGAAATCAGCAAGACCTCTTCTATACTCCTCAAATGACATCGAAGATATGATGAACGGATGAAGGACATGTGATACATGGCTGGAAgatacaactcacctcagcatAAGGTTGATCAGGCTTAAATTCGAATCCTGGCTCAGAAGCGTTTTTAGTCAATCGTCCTGCCAAACTATCTTTTCCTACTTTACCCCCTAGATCCGGTAATGGTCTCCATGATTAGCTATACGGTCGTAGTAATCCATCTGCAGTTAACGTACATGGGTAATCGTTCGGATGGACGATCAATCGTGTTATTCCTGAGTTTGGCATATTGTTGGTTGAATATGTTGTGGTTGTCTTACGAGGCAAATATGGGGGAGAAATACGATAGGAGGTATATGTTGTTGAAATATCTGCTCCGTCTGATATTGCTCATTGCGAAGAAAACTCATGTGCTACGTGGTCATCGAAATGTATCATTCTCTATCTGTTCGACGTCATTCCTCTAAACTATGTGGTCAtatcaggtggaggtgaattAGAGCAACTCGGTTAAATACGGTTAAACTATTTTGTTACTTCTCCAAAAGTCCATGAACATGCCAATGACCATGAATCATGATGCAAGCAAGGTGATAAGAAGTAcatgatcagatcaatttGAGGAAAAGATAATGGAATATATACTACATTTTGAGATCTATGAAAGTCTTAGGACCACGTCGCGTTGTTTTCGCTGTCAAGTGCTAAACCTGGGAGTGAAATCACCATTCTATATACCCTCCTCTTTCGCCTCCCCCATGTCCgcttctcctccttcctcataCACCTGttcctccccctcttcttcctgataTTCACCTTGAGACCACCACGATGTAACTCCTAGACCTGACTCGGCTATCGTAGCCTGATATAAACGCGACGAATTGTCAGCCTTGCTTCACAACCAATCTAACGGTGATGAGTCATGGTTGATGAGGACGACTCACCAATATTTTGAAACCGGCTTTTTCGATTGGATCTTTTTCTACGaccatctctccttgacTTTCAGCCAAAGCACTCTGAGGTGTCGGTCTGACATCCTGCCAATCTATTGAATCAACTCTGAACCGTATTGGTTCTCCATCATCTATGTATAACCGATCTGCTCATGATAAAGATACCAGACTATCAGATTTTCACCAATCCCTTTCATTCGTTCGTGCATGAGGAAAAGTAGAGACTGATGGACCCACCTGCTACTATACTATTTGCTAATTGTTCTTGAGTCAGAAGCGTCCCTTCGTCATCTGGTGATACCCAGAAGAATTTCTTTTGTGTTGGGTCGCTATGACATCCTGTCAGCTTTTACTCTTTGGTTCCCGCCATCGAGAAGCTCACTATGAGGAAttgggagggaggagggaaggaacgatatatatatcttggAAGAAACCCAACGAGACTGTATTTTGCAAGTGTATCAGCTACAGTTCTCGTTCACGTGATACTCTTAGCTGATAAAGAAGAACATACCTCTTATATAAGATTTGGTGGTTGACAGAACTTTCCCAACTATGACTTCACCAACGAAAGGAGCGAAAAGCATCAATCTGAATGACACTGTACACCAATCGGATTGTCAGCTTGGATAGTGAGCTTAGGCGCTAATATCTGAGCTGCCGCACCTTTATAGTACATCATTCCATTACCCCACGTCACTTTCCCATCCTCAGCAGTGAGTATGTCGAATAGCGACAAGGCTAGTCCTTTATCAGGAACAAGCTTATTCGCATACCTATCACACATATCTTTATAAGCTGGACGGACTTTGAGAAGTGACTTCAACACAAAAAAAGCTTACTTCCTGTTGATAGCATCTTGGATGGTTATAGCAGGTGGTATATCGAATGTCTTTGGGGCGACTGGGATTGTATCCTACACACACATTCATCAGTGGACGAGCTTGAATGAGCAACGAAGTGGAGGAAGCTCACCCTAACACCGACAAGGACGAACATCCTCCGGTTGATTCAAATTATGCTATATTGAGATCATTCACAGTTCTTGAAATTAGCCTTTGGTTGAGGTCGCACAGCTGGCAGATGCTTCGCTGGATCAGTTTGGTGTGTAGGCATGTATAGTAGTATCGCACAACAAAACAAAGTATTCCTCCATGCAAGGTTTAAGAGAACGTCCTCCACCTGGAAAAACATCACCTAGGTGATGTGTTACACGTCATATTTAATTCTCCCATGAGAAGTGTGATAAGCCACCCTGTTCTCGATCGTGCCTGAGATGACCGTCGAAGAGATTTTGTGTCCACCTTTGAATTTTGAAAATACAAAATCATTCTTGTACCTCATTGAAACACCGCGACACATCAATCACAGCACTCAGACAACATGGCAGACGACGGTATAGAGCTCAACTTTGCAGTGCCCGCTTCGGGAGTAGCTGTCAGGCAGGTCGCAGCGAAGAAAGGAGGGAGATGGACTGATCGGTAAGCTCGACCTTCCCCCTCCAAGACTTGGTGAGCTGACAATGAGTTTGCATCACAGTGTCAAGGCTAAGAGAGATGCCAGAGACTCGTACAAGAACCTCAAGCAGACAGCTACCAATGTCCCTAAtcctgctcctgcttctGCTCCCGTCCCTTTTCAGCCGAAAGCTCAACCTGCTTCTGCTACTTTCGTTGCGCCTCCGAAACCGAGACCACAACCTGCTGCTTCAGAGCCTCAAGCTAGAAGTGTCAGTGCAAGTGTGAATGCAGTAGCAGGCCCATCAAGATCACAACCTAGCCCCAAACCATCTGTTTCCACAATACATAAACCTCGCTCATCTCTTCCTACACCTTCTGTATCCCGTTCGCACGCTCCTGCAAGATCTGACGCCGGACCATCAAGGTTACCCGCGACTTTCACCCCAGCTTCCTCTCAGCCCAAGGCTCCTCAATTCATATCCTCCTTATTCACTGCCGAACCCCTTCCTGCtcctgcatcttcatctcaacctGCTCAAACTGTCGGTGCACCATCAAATGCTCCTTTAGTGAGCGACACATCTACATTTGCCGGTCTAGGTATGGATCCCTTGTTAGTCCGACATCTCAAGAACAAGATGCATGTAGAGAATCCAACGGGTATTCAAAGATCTTGTTTACCTTACATGCTCTCTTCTCCCTTGGATCCAGATCAGACGGAAGATACTTCTAAACCACTTCGAGATGTTTTGATTCAAGCTCAAACAGGTTCGGGTAAAACGCTATCTTACCTCTTACCAATCATTCAAACATTATTACCATTATCTAAACTATCCTATATCGATCGATCTATCGGTACTCTCGCTATCATCCTTGCTCCGACGAGAGAATTGGCGCAGCAAATATCCAAAGTTGTCGAACAGCTAATATCGATGAGTTTGACACtggacgaggaagatgatagaCAATTTACCAGATGGTTAGTATCAGGTTTATTAACTGGTGGATCGACTCGTACACATGAAAAAGCAAGATTGAGAAAAGGCCTACCTATCTTAGTTTCTACACCCGGAAGGTTATTGGATCATCTCCAGAATACGTCATCATTCCAATGTGCCAAAACGATGTTTCTTGTGTTGGATGAAGCGGATCGACTTATGGATTTGGGATTTGAAGAGACTATCAAAGGTATTTTGAAAGCTTtagagggaagaaggaagaacgagATCAATATTGaaaaagagatggatgaggaaggaggtggaggagcgatgagatggaattTCTGGAATAGAGGAAGGACTAATATACTCTGTTCGGCTACTGTAGATCCAAAAGTTGAAAAATTGTCGGGAATGGCTCTTAGAGATCCTATTGTATTCCGTTCCAACCCTGAAAAATCGTTATCCCAAGATTCACTGAACAACAATAGAAAAGATGATGCTGTTAAAGCTGCTATAGAAGAAGCAGGAGCGATCGTCATACCTAAAGAATCAGAAGATAAATTCACACCTCCATCTCAACTTTCTCAAAAATACGTGGTTATACCTACAAAATTGCGTTTGGTAGCTTTGGTGGCATTGTTGAGATCTTTGATTGCCTCTGCTGCGAAGGTGGATACGGAAAAGGGTACGAAGATTATCGTTTTTCTCAGTTCGACTGATTCGGTGGATTTCCATTGGAAGTTACTTGGTGGAGTTCAGATGGGCGATAATAACGCATCTGCTGGAtccgatgaggaagaggaagatgaagatggaaacGAAAGTACAGATGAGGTGAATGGTGCAACCACAACCAAATCAAGAAAAACGAAGAAAGGCAAGAAACCATCTTCCCCTGAATCGGAATTGATCAcattatcttcacctttattCCCCAATACGACCTTACATCGATTACATGGTTCTCTACCTCTCAGAACACGAATGGCCTCACTTAAATCATTTGCAGGCCCGTCAAGTCAACCGTCTGTATTGTTCGCTACGTCCGTCGCGTCCCGAGGATTGGATTTACCTCTGGTACGAGCTGTGATACAGTATGATCTACCCACTGAGGGAGGTGCCAACGAGTATGTACATAGAGTTGGACGAACGGCGAGAGCAGGAAAGGGTGGTGAAGCTTGGGCGTTCATATCGcagaatgagattgattgggTACCTTGGGTGGAAAATAAGATGGGTAAtgcagaaggagaagggaaagggggtGTGAAATTGCAGCAAGTTGGTGTGGAGGATGTTTTGAGGAAAGGATTTGGTGGAAAGGGGTATGAGTTTGAGAATAGAGCTACAGAAGTTCAATTGGGTTTCGAAAGATGGGTATTGGATGGTACACAGGTGAGTTAGACTACTGATCATACCTTACGTATCTGTATCATCAGGTACACAGAGACGATGGAGCTGAGCTGAACGTGATTCTCGTCACAGAACGCTGCCCTGGCTCGTAAAGCCTATTCATCTTTTATCCGAGCGTACTCCACGCATCCACtagaagaaaagaaattCTTCCATATAAAATCTATTCATTTGGGTCATTTGGCAAAATCATTTGCCCTACGAGAAGCCCCAGGTCaattatcttcttcgtcgtcatccaCGACTAAGAATAATACAAAGGTCACCAGTTCAGCGACTGCTCctggaaagaagaggaaacatCCTTCtggtgaagatgacgatggggatgattcggaagaagaagtgagagGAGGTAAAGAATTGACGGCTAGGAACGAGACTGAAAGAAGAATGTATGAAGCTGTCAGGAAACAGGGTAGGATGATTAAGAGTGGAGGTAAATTGGGTGAATTT is from Kwoniella botswanensis chromosome 2, complete sequence and encodes:
- a CDS encoding mannose-6-phosphate isomerase, class I produces the protein MPNSGITRLIVHPNDYPWGKVGKDSLAGRLTKNASEPGFEFKPDQPYAELWMGTHPTNPASLYSSPSILLSKHLESHPELLGSSSTKFNPPFTGKKGSGTEGQTEGHVPFLFKVLTCKQALPLQIHPNKELAKKLHEQDPEKYPDINHKPEIAVCLSPSFLGFASFRPYNQIISFLTKTPEIANLSGDIKTKIDQFAKNPAGDVLREVWEGFLRLSDDESVVKQYTERVLKEGVEAFKDFSGEGFSDREKENLVKAVKLSKEYYHGDGGLFSTLFFLNLVELKKDEGIYVGADGPHAWLEGEIVELMAISDNVLNVGFTPDEDKDDPSLVSKTVTCQSKTPTELKLISQVFSKSQKGQSKVYKVPFEEFSILKISNDDILKPFDGPAVAIVLSGTWGISGEKAEEGSCWFIGAGTKVEFERKEGGEDAQVWIAFYDADAEKDEVGEK